Proteins from one Bradyrhizobium roseum genomic window:
- a CDS encoding GlsB/YeaQ/YmgE family stress response membrane protein, whose translation MSGILWIIVVGFVAGIIARMLSPGPNNPAGFILTTVLGIAGAFLATWIGQAIGHYSPDQGAGFITATIGALVVLFIWNRLVASRVISDPGNR comes from the coding sequence ATGAGCGGTATTCTCTGGATCATCGTGGTCGGCTTCGTCGCCGGCATCATCGCGCGCATGCTCTCGCCTGGACCGAACAATCCGGCCGGTTTCATCCTGACCACCGTGCTCGGCATCGCCGGCGCGTTTCTGGCGACGTGGATCGGTCAGGCGATCGGTCATTACAGCCCCGACCAGGGCGCCGGCTTCATCACCGCCACCATCGGCGCGCTGGTGGTGCTGTTCATCTGGAACCGGCTGGTGGCCAGTCGCGTGATCTCGGATCCGGGTAACAGGTAA
- a CDS encoding SDR family NAD(P)-dependent oxidoreductase, translated as MSKDGLCAIVTGSASGLGAATAAILAKGGARIVVNYSNSKAEAEATADLCRSAGAEVVVVQGDVSRDEDCKKIAAAAAGWGRLDVLVNNAGTTKHVPHHDLDGLSAEDFQRIYAVNTIGPFQMIRAARAQLEAGAKASGKPSAVVNVSSVAGISGGGSSVAYAASKGALNTMTQSLARALAPLIRVNTVCPGYIDTPWFTKGRGEAGAKAVRDSVVAKVPLKIASTADDIAQLVCFLASPASSNMTGEFVRMDAGMHLVL; from the coding sequence ATGTCGAAGGATGGTTTGTGCGCGATAGTCACCGGTTCTGCCTCGGGCCTCGGGGCTGCGACCGCTGCGATCCTGGCCAAGGGCGGCGCGCGCATCGTCGTCAATTATTCCAACAGCAAGGCGGAAGCCGAGGCCACCGCCGACCTCTGCCGCAGCGCCGGCGCCGAAGTCGTCGTGGTGCAGGGCGACGTCTCGCGCGATGAGGACTGCAAGAAGATCGCGGCTGCTGCAGCAGGCTGGGGCCGGCTCGACGTGCTGGTCAACAATGCCGGCACCACCAAGCATGTGCCGCATCACGACCTCGACGGGCTGTCGGCGGAGGATTTCCAGCGCATCTACGCGGTCAACACCATCGGCCCGTTCCAGATGATCCGCGCGGCGCGTGCGCAGCTCGAGGCTGGCGCAAAGGCTTCCGGCAAACCGTCGGCGGTGGTCAACGTCTCATCGGTGGCCGGTATTTCCGGCGGCGGCTCCTCGGTCGCCTACGCCGCGAGCAAGGGCGCGCTCAACACCATGACGCAGTCGCTGGCGCGCGCGCTGGCGCCCCTGATCCGCGTCAATACGGTGTGCCCCGGCTATATCGATACGCCCTGGTTCACCAAGGGCCGCGGTGAGGCCGGCGCGAAAGCGGTGCGCGACAGCGTGGTGGCAAAGGTGCCGCTGAAGATCGCCTCGACGGCCGACGACATCGCGCAGCTGGTGTGTTTTCTGGCTTCGCCGGCATCGAGCAACATGACCGGCGAGTTCGTCCGCATGGATGCGGGCATGCATCTGGTGCTGTGA
- a CDS encoding acyl-CoA dehydrogenase family protein: MAESDNIVAETAEKIFADLADAQTINRDTKGEWKAPLWQALTEAGLPLSWVSEDCGGSGASLAEGFSVLSAAGRFAIAVPLAETMLAGWLLSQGKIASPDGEMTVVPASPKDKITLNADGSLSGKARSVPFAKAAKHFAVLASDAKGSVSIALVDAAKCRIEAGLGLGGDDSDTVTLDKVQPAELKPAPKGFDQTRLMLMGGVARSLQIAGALESLLEISVRYSNERVAFEKKISKFQAVQHNLARLAGESAAALAAATSAADAVANTKEFNDEVFLEAAAAKIRCAEAAEKGGGIAHQVHGAIGFTSEHILHRYSLRALAWRDDFGSESYWAVELGKLVCDRGADELWPLVASR, from the coding sequence GTGGCGGAGAGTGACAACATCGTTGCCGAGACCGCGGAGAAAATCTTCGCCGATCTCGCCGACGCGCAAACCATCAATCGCGACACGAAGGGTGAGTGGAAAGCGCCGCTCTGGCAGGCGCTGACCGAAGCCGGCCTGCCGCTGTCCTGGGTCAGCGAAGATTGCGGCGGATCGGGCGCCTCGCTCGCCGAAGGTTTCAGCGTGCTGAGCGCGGCCGGCCGCTTCGCGATCGCGGTGCCGCTGGCCGAAACCATGCTGGCCGGCTGGCTGCTGTCGCAGGGCAAAATCGCCTCGCCCGACGGCGAGATGACGGTGGTGCCTGCGAGCCCGAAGGACAAGATCACGCTCAATGCCGACGGCAGCCTCTCCGGCAAGGCGCGTAGCGTGCCGTTCGCCAAGGCGGCGAAACATTTCGCCGTGCTTGCAAGCGACGCCAAAGGCAGCGTCTCGATCGCGCTGGTCGATGCCGCAAAGTGCCGGATCGAGGCCGGACTCGGCCTCGGCGGCGACGATTCGGACACGGTGACGCTGGACAAGGTGCAGCCCGCTGAACTCAAGCCGGCGCCGAAAGGTTTTGACCAGACCCGGCTGATGCTGATGGGCGGCGTGGCGCGCAGCTTGCAGATTGCCGGCGCGCTGGAATCGCTGTTGGAAATCTCCGTGCGCTATTCCAACGAACGCGTCGCCTTCGAGAAGAAGATTTCGAAGTTCCAGGCAGTGCAGCACAACCTGGCACGGCTCGCCGGCGAATCGGCGGCCGCCCTGGCGGCGGCCACCTCGGCCGCGGACGCCGTGGCAAACACGAAAGAATTCAACGACGAGGTGTTTCTCGAAGCCGCGGCAGCCAAGATCCGCTGCGCGGAGGCGGCGGAGAAAGGCGGCGGCATCGCCCATCAGGTGCATGGCGCGATCGGCTTCACCAGCGAGCACATCCTGCACCGCTATTCGCTGCGGGCGCTGGCCTGGCGCGACGATTTCGGATCCGAAAGCTACTGGGCGGTCGAACTCGGCAAGCTGGTCTGCGACCGCGGCGCCGATGAACTATGGCCGCTCGTCGCCTCGCGCTGA
- a CDS encoding acyl-CoA dehydrogenase family protein, which produces MTAALRFDPIRLPEKCEQLRKEVRAFLAEEIAAGTFDPHKPNREDTDVPEFSRKVGAKGWLGMTWPKQYGGHERSFLERYVVTEEMRVANAPTRRFFVADRQSGPVLLKYAPEHIKMDILPRICRGEVCFAIGMSEPNSGSDLFAAKTRATKTDGGYLINGTKIWTSSAHIADYMIAIFRTSPSTKENRRHGLTQFLVKMKQPGIQVNPISQITGQKEFNEVVFTDFFVPDDHVLGEIDGAWKQATSELAYERSGPERFLETYYVLTELVRAVGNNPDTRSAEGIGRLVAQVHTMRRMSVSVAGMLQAGKEPVVEASIVKDIGTVWEQQLPHRVRDLAAFVEETATNRETLEKQLDFAIKTAPKLTIQGGTTEVLRGIIARGLGLR; this is translated from the coding sequence ATGACCGCAGCCCTTCGTTTCGATCCGATCCGCCTGCCGGAAAAATGCGAGCAATTGCGCAAGGAAGTGCGCGCCTTCCTCGCCGAGGAAATCGCCGCCGGCACTTTCGACCCGCACAAGCCGAACCGCGAAGACACCGACGTGCCGGAATTCTCCCGCAAGGTCGGCGCGAAGGGTTGGCTCGGCATGACCTGGCCGAAGCAATATGGCGGCCACGAGCGCTCGTTCCTTGAGCGGTATGTGGTGACCGAGGAAATGCGCGTGGCGAACGCGCCGACGCGGCGCTTCTTCGTCGCCGACCGCCAGAGCGGCCCGGTGCTTTTGAAATATGCGCCCGAGCACATCAAGATGGACATCCTGCCGCGCATCTGCCGCGGCGAGGTGTGTTTCGCGATCGGCATGAGCGAGCCGAATTCCGGCTCCGACCTCTTCGCCGCAAAAACCCGCGCGACCAAGACCGACGGCGGCTATCTGATCAACGGCACCAAGATCTGGACCTCCTCGGCCCATATCGCCGACTACATGATCGCGATCTTCCGGACCTCACCGTCGACCAAGGAAAACCGTCGCCACGGCCTGACGCAGTTCCTGGTCAAGATGAAGCAGCCGGGCATCCAGGTGAACCCGATCAGCCAGATCACCGGACAAAAAGAATTCAACGAGGTGGTGTTCACCGATTTCTTCGTGCCCGACGATCACGTGCTCGGCGAGATCGACGGCGCGTGGAAGCAGGCGACCTCCGAACTCGCCTATGAGCGAAGCGGCCCCGAACGCTTTCTCGAAACCTATTACGTGCTGACCGAACTGGTCCGCGCGGTGGGAAACAACCCGGATACCCGCAGCGCCGAAGGCATCGGCCGGCTGGTGGCGCAGGTGCACACCATGCGGCGCATGTCGGTGTCGGTGGCCGGCATGCTGCAGGCCGGCAAGGAGCCGGTGGTGGAGGCCTCGATCGTCAAGGACATCGGCACGGTGTGGGAGCAGCAATTGCCGCATCGCGTCCGCGATCTCGCCGCCTTTGTCGAGGAAACCGCCACCAACCGCGAGACGCTGGAAAAGCAGCTCGACTTCGCCATCAAGACGGCGCCCAAGCTGACGATCCAGGGCGGCACCACCGAGGTGCTGCGCGGCATCATCGCCCGCGGGCTCGGTCTGCGCTAA
- a CDS encoding enoyl-CoA hydratase/isomerase family protein, translating to MTKYTDIGVEKHGHVGLIEIRKPPLNFFDVALINQIADALEEFDNDVEIRASVLAAQGKAFCAGADFSDPKRKEQEEESQKDPAANLPINHLYVQAVRIFRNKKPVVAAVHGAAIGGGLGLAVSADFRITCPEARFAANFTKLGFHPGFGLTATLPELVGKNNAELIFYTSRRVTGEEATRMGLANLCVPQDQVRAEAMKLAAEIAECSPLGLISTRATMRAGLADRVLAATNHELVEQNKLRATEDFKEGVKATAERRVANFKGR from the coding sequence ATGACCAAATACACTGATATCGGCGTCGAGAAGCACGGCCATGTCGGCCTGATCGAAATCCGCAAGCCCCCGCTGAATTTTTTCGACGTCGCGCTGATCAACCAGATCGCGGACGCGCTGGAAGAGTTCGACAACGACGTCGAGATCCGCGCCTCGGTGCTGGCTGCCCAGGGCAAGGCGTTCTGCGCCGGCGCCGATTTTTCCGACCCGAAGCGGAAGGAACAGGAAGAGGAATCGCAGAAAGACCCGGCGGCGAACCTGCCGATCAACCATCTCTACGTTCAGGCCGTACGCATCTTCCGCAACAAGAAGCCGGTCGTCGCGGCCGTTCACGGCGCTGCCATCGGCGGCGGACTGGGCCTGGCGGTTTCGGCGGACTTCCGCATCACCTGCCCGGAAGCGCGCTTCGCCGCCAACTTCACAAAGCTCGGCTTCCATCCCGGCTTCGGCCTGACCGCGACGCTTCCCGAACTGGTCGGCAAGAACAATGCGGAACTGATCTTCTACACCAGCCGCCGCGTCACCGGCGAGGAAGCCACGCGCATGGGCCTTGCCAACCTCTGCGTGCCGCAGGACCAGGTGCGGGCCGAAGCGATGAAGCTCGCCGCCGAAATCGCCGAGTGCTCGCCGCTCGGCCTGATCTCGACCCGCGCCACCATGCGCGCCGGCCTTGCCGACCGCGTGCTCGCCGCGACCAACCACGAACTGGTCGAACAGAACAAGCTGCGCGCGACGGAGGATTTCAAGGAAGGCGTCAAGGCGACCGCCGAGCGCCGCGTCGCGAATTTCAAGGGACGGTAA
- a CDS encoding VOC family protein has protein sequence MAGYLRLRQICLVAPNLAPAISDISEIMGLTVCYRDGNVAKYGLENALLPVDTILLEVVAPFQPGTAAGRFIDKTGGRGGYMAIFCCDDPDARGKHANDIGVRTANVITHAPYHGVQLHPRDCRAAFIEFNHTTGSDDVLGPYPPAGPDWQKAIRKDVTLALTEVEMESPDPQGLAGHWGKILGVAVSGDTELKLPNAIFRFVKGASDLMSGLTFKVADIARVRDAAKAKGCKVSGDSFDLCGVTFKLVA, from the coding sequence ATGGCTGGCTATCTCAGGCTGCGGCAGATCTGCCTGGTGGCGCCGAATCTCGCACCTGCGATTTCGGACATATCCGAAATCATGGGCCTCACCGTTTGTTACCGCGACGGTAACGTCGCGAAATACGGCCTTGAGAACGCGCTGCTGCCGGTCGATACGATTTTGCTGGAAGTGGTGGCGCCGTTCCAGCCGGGGACCGCGGCCGGACGTTTTATCGACAAGACCGGCGGCCGTGGCGGCTACATGGCGATCTTCTGCTGCGACGATCCCGACGCGCGCGGCAAGCACGCCAACGATATCGGCGTGCGCACCGCCAACGTGATCACGCACGCGCCCTATCACGGCGTGCAACTGCACCCGCGCGATTGCCGTGCCGCGTTCATCGAATTCAACCACACGACCGGCAGCGACGACGTGCTGGGGCCCTATCCGCCGGCAGGGCCGGACTGGCAGAAGGCGATCCGCAAAGACGTGACGCTGGCGTTGACGGAAGTCGAGATGGAAAGCCCGGACCCGCAGGGCCTCGCCGGGCATTGGGGGAAAATCCTGGGCGTTGCGGTCAGTGGTGACACGGAACTGAAATTGCCCAACGCCATCTTCCGCTTCGTCAAGGGCGCGAGCGACCTGATGAGCGGGCTGACGTTCAAGGTGGCCGATATCGCCAGGGTGCGCGATGCGGCGAAGGCCAAGGGCTGCAAGGTATCAGGCGACAGTTTTGATCTCTGCGGCGTGACATTCAAGCTGGTGGCGTGA
- a CDS encoding enoyl-CoA hydratase, translated as MSANEMVIQNLDSGLLTITMNRPDRRNALNPDMTRGLVEAARRAVEDHEVRAVLIKGAGGTFCVGGDVKSMAEGRAPLPFEAKMANLRRGMEVSRLLHQMPKPVVAQLDGAAAGAGLSIALSCDLRVASASCKITTAFAKVGLSGDYGGTYFLTQMLGSAKARELYLTSPVLSATEAYNLGMVTKVVPDADIEAEARDLAMTLAQGPSVTLGYIKRNINNAETMTLEACFDAEAIHHSRSGETADHKEAAKAFVEKRKPVFGGH; from the coding sequence ATGAGCGCAAATGAAATGGTCATCCAGAATCTCGACTCCGGCCTGCTCACCATCACCATGAACCGCCCCGACCGGCGCAACGCGCTGAATCCGGACATGACGCGCGGGCTGGTGGAGGCGGCGCGGCGTGCGGTGGAGGACCACGAGGTGCGCGCGGTGCTGATCAAGGGCGCCGGCGGCACGTTCTGCGTCGGCGGCGACGTCAAGTCGATGGCCGAGGGCCGGGCGCCGTTGCCGTTCGAGGCCAAGATGGCCAATCTGCGCCGCGGCATGGAGGTATCGCGCCTGCTGCACCAGATGCCGAAGCCGGTGGTGGCGCAGCTCGACGGTGCTGCGGCCGGTGCCGGCCTCTCGATCGCGCTGTCCTGCGATTTGCGCGTCGCCAGTGCCTCCTGCAAGATCACGACGGCGTTCGCCAAAGTCGGACTGTCGGGCGATTACGGCGGCACCTACTTCCTCACCCAGATGCTCGGCAGCGCGAAAGCGCGCGAGCTCTATCTGACCTCGCCGGTACTGAGCGCGACCGAAGCCTACAATCTCGGCATGGTGACCAAGGTGGTGCCGGACGCCGACATCGAGGCCGAGGCGCGCGATCTCGCGATGACGCTGGCGCAGGGACCTTCGGTGACGCTGGGCTACATCAAGCGCAACATCAACAACGCGGAAACGATGACGCTGGAAGCCTGCTTCGACGCGGAAGCCATCCATCATTCGCGCTCGGGCGAAACTGCCGACCACAAGGAAGCGGCCAAGGCCTTCGTCGAGAAGCGCAAGCCGGTGTTCGGGGGCCACTGA
- a CDS encoding ABC transporter substrate-binding protein yields MSATAASAQSKPPLKLGGILDMSGLYADITGVGSETAAKMAVEDFGGEVLGRKVEIVAADHLNKADLAASIARDMLDNQGVEMLYDVAASATALAAGEIAKARNKIVMYSGPASIRLSNEACGPYTVHYAYDTFGQANVTGLATVKSGFESWFFLTADYAFGQDLEKDTTNVVVKAGGKVLGSVKHPLNTSDFSSFLLQAQSSKAKVIGLANAGGDTINAIKQAAEFGLMRSGGQKLSPLLAFTTDIDSVGLETAQGLLLAEAFYWDLNDDTRAFSKRFAERVKRPPTAAQAGVYSSVGHYLKAVKAAGTTDAAAVMKVMKETPVNDMFAKNGKIREDGRMVHDMYLFEVKKPSESKARWDYYKLLATIPGSEAFQPLEASRCPLVKK; encoded by the coding sequence ATGTCGGCGACCGCCGCATCGGCGCAAAGCAAGCCGCCGCTGAAGCTCGGCGGCATTCTCGACATGTCCGGGCTTTATGCAGATATCACCGGCGTGGGCTCGGAGACCGCCGCGAAGATGGCGGTGGAGGACTTTGGCGGCGAGGTGCTGGGACGCAAGGTCGAGATCGTCGCGGCCGATCATCTCAACAAGGCCGACCTTGCCGCCAGCATCGCGCGCGACATGCTCGACAACCAGGGTGTCGAGATGCTGTACGACGTGGCGGCGTCCGCCACCGCGCTGGCCGCGGGCGAGATCGCGAAGGCGCGCAACAAGATCGTGATGTATTCCGGCCCGGCCTCGATTCGCCTGAGCAACGAGGCCTGCGGTCCCTACACCGTGCATTACGCCTACGACACGTTCGGACAGGCCAACGTCACCGGGCTTGCCACCGTCAAGTCCGGTTTCGAGTCCTGGTTCTTCCTCACCGCCGATTATGCGTTCGGCCAGGACCTGGAAAAGGACACCACCAATGTGGTGGTGAAGGCCGGCGGCAAGGTGCTTGGCAGCGTCAAGCATCCGCTCAACACGTCGGATTTCTCCTCGTTCCTGTTGCAGGCGCAAAGCTCGAAGGCCAAGGTCATCGGTCTTGCCAATGCCGGTGGCGACACCATCAACGCGATCAAGCAGGCCGCCGAATTCGGGCTGATGCGAAGCGGCGGCCAGAAACTGTCACCGTTGCTGGCCTTCACGACCGACATCGACAGCGTCGGGCTGGAGACCGCGCAGGGCCTGTTGTTGGCCGAGGCCTTCTATTGGGACCTCAACGACGATACGCGCGCGTTCTCCAAGCGTTTCGCGGAGCGCGTCAAGCGGCCGCCGACCGCAGCCCAAGCCGGCGTCTATTCCTCCGTCGGCCATTATCTGAAAGCGGTGAAAGCCGCGGGCACCACGGATGCGGCGGCGGTCATGAAGGTCATGAAGGAGACGCCGGTCAACGACATGTTCGCCAAGAACGGCAAGATCCGCGAAGACGGCCGCATGGTGCACGACATGTATCTGTTCGAGGTCAAGAAGCCGTCTGAATCGAAGGCGCGCTGGGATTACTACAAGCTGCTGGCCACGATCCCCGGCAGCGAGGCGTTCCAGCCGCTGGAAGCCTCGCGCTGTCCGCTGGTGAAGAAATAG
- a CDS encoding VOC family protein, which translates to MEVNGIAHVFLTASNYQRSREFYRELLPFLGLKPVIDTETTYYCVGGRTAVGISAPSAEHEGAVFEQKRVGLHHLCFRARERADVDELYRFLQTLGANIIRAPREDQWAPGYYSILFEDPDGIRLELNHVPGKGLLG; encoded by the coding sequence ATGGAAGTCAACGGCATCGCGCATGTTTTCCTCACTGCTTCCAACTATCAGCGGTCCCGCGAATTTTATCGTGAATTGCTGCCGTTCCTCGGGCTGAAGCCCGTGATCGACACCGAGACGACTTACTATTGCGTTGGCGGCCGGACCGCGGTCGGCATCAGCGCGCCGTCTGCCGAGCACGAAGGCGCCGTGTTCGAACAGAAGCGCGTCGGCCTGCATCATCTCTGCTTCCGCGCCCGCGAGCGCGCCGACGTCGACGAACTGTATCGTTTTCTTCAGACGCTCGGCGCAAACATCATCCGCGCGCCGCGCGAGGACCAGTGGGCACCGGGCTATTATTCGATCCTGTTCGAGGACCCTGATGGCATCAGGCTCGAGCTCAACCACGTGCCGGGGAAGGGGCTGTTGGGATAG
- a CDS encoding thermonuclease family protein, giving the protein MKHVGWQRSAALAACVAALALLIIAERADAAECTLERQGEGRVAAIVDGRSLRLEDGREIRLAGIERSEADRASGRTALAAIADGREVMLHGDDDAPDRYGRQSAFVFVAGSQHSVQSELLRRGAALASIDIADKNCAATLAEAERAARDAKLGIWARPSAIKNAESSGDILAAIGHFAVVEGKVLSVRQAGATTYLNFGRNWTRDFAATIPRRITPAFENASLGPKSLENKRIRVRGIVSSRGGPRIELLRVGQVEVLGGT; this is encoded by the coding sequence ATGAAGCACGTGGGATGGCAACGAAGTGCGGCGCTCGCGGCATGCGTCGCGGCACTTGCACTGCTGATAATCGCCGAACGCGCAGATGCGGCCGAATGCACGCTGGAGCGGCAGGGCGAAGGGCGCGTTGCCGCGATCGTCGACGGGCGCAGCCTTCGCCTCGAAGACGGTCGGGAAATCCGCCTCGCCGGCATCGAGCGTAGCGAGGCCGACAGGGCCAGCGGCAGGACGGCCCTCGCCGCCATCGCTGATGGCCGCGAGGTGATGCTGCATGGCGATGACGACGCGCCGGATCGCTATGGCCGCCAGAGCGCCTTTGTGTTCGTGGCCGGATCGCAACACTCGGTGCAAAGTGAACTGCTGCGCCGTGGCGCGGCGTTGGCCTCCATTGATATCGCAGACAAAAATTGCGCTGCCACCTTGGCCGAAGCCGAGCGCGCGGCGCGCGACGCCAAATTGGGCATTTGGGCGCGGCCCTCGGCCATAAAAAACGCGGAAAGTTCGGGCGATATTCTGGCCGCGATCGGGCACTTTGCGGTCGTCGAAGGAAAGGTTCTTTCGGTTCGGCAGGCGGGGGCAACCACCTACCTGAACTTCGGGCGAAACTGGACACGAGACTTTGCGGCGACTATTCCAAGGCGCATCACGCCGGCGTTTGAGAACGCCAGCCTTGGGCCTAAGTCGCTCGAAAATAAACGAATTCGTGTCCGCGGGATCGTCTCGTCGCGGGGAGGACCGCGGATCGAATTGCTTCGGGTGGGGCAGGTTGAGGTGCTGGGCGGGACATAG